The DNA region gtatttatagataattgtattgtgcattaattgataacaaattcatagctctaatatatcttgttcacagctaaaacgatgttttcggtttctataaaaaaaaaatacaaaaaaattcatataaaataatcagaggccgatataggtgtcatttttgaataatcatttctcaaagagaatttttcatcgatccatcaaataatgcattcatttggtgtgtcgagccaccttaataggttttatttgcttttaattGTTCATAAATTAGTCTTTAAGGATATTTCGCTGATCCGCTGATTCATGTGAACGTTGGGTTAATTTCGAATAAAAGGCAAGtgtcttttaaattaaaaagaaaaaagaaaagaaaagtacTACGATAGTTCTGTAACAGTCTCAATATCTGTTATCCGAAACAAAACTTAACAACTTTATATTTAGATATGTATTcagtttatttattcattcCCAATACCAATTACATAACAATCGTGTAAACGAAGTCTTCATCTACAGACAGTTCACAGTGCTCTTGAAAATCCTTATAACAGATTGTTTCGCACGTCTGTGGTAACATTTCACCAATTTTTCTTAAACGTACTGCCCATTCATTGAAATGTTTAATGAAAAactgaattaataaattaattgcaATTTACGTGATACTATTATGTAGGCAAATGCTTCTCTTATTCAACGACACAAATGAACACTAttagaaatcaaagtactgaaagtactggaaAGCGCTAAGCCGGGAAGAAAGTGTTAAAATTTACCGAATgttatgtaaatacatgtaaagaatcaTATTTGAATCGGGATTTGTTCGTTATTGTAAAAGTTCACGTACTCAGAATTCTGAAATAATATAGAATTTGGAAATACTTTAGCTATAGAATGCATTAactttttcaatgatttatgcATGCTGTCGTGTTACAGTGAAAACAGAATGCTGAtgacctaaaaaaaatcataaccacAACATTCAATgtaatgcaattaatgtaagtgtttctttatttttgaagcataaattttatcaaattgacTGTAAATCAAGGTTTCCAATTTACAAATTTGTAGTAATTCTATAATGATATTGCTAGTTACTTTTAAACAGATTTTGCTAATGTTCAGCAGAGCTACACAGCATATGCTTCTTGTgaagaaaataaagtaaaataaaattgtcgCAAGTAACAAAAATCAGACtatgaataatatttatttatgtttatttgctttttttcaTAATCTCCGTTCTTACATCTGACAACTTGCAAACCAAAAACATGACAAACACTTAAAAATACAGTGGCAAATTACGATAccaattgcaaaaataaagagcaataaagttttgacaaaaataattaaagataaTACTGATCGCATTAGAGATCTGCCTTGCAGGAAATGCCACTTATTCTTCTAAATTTTAGCTTTGgtatttgaataatatttccAGCCTTCTGCTTCATAACCCCATGCAAAGACCATTAATGTATTTAGATTACCAGATGttagaatattttatattatacaaaatggagtcgcttctaCTCAATTTAAGTATTAACTAGACAGTCTCTTCTGCGGTatttttagggtatatcattgaaTTTAATGAAGTCTCTAGCTCACATCTCACCATGCGTAAAAAGTAGCGTGTTTTAACAAGTTTATTGTAAAGGATGTTGTCATGGACGCCGATTCAGATGTCATAACAGGGCTGAGGAAAAATAATTTCCGAATTTTCCCTCGAATTTGGGTCGCTTCCGCCTGCAACAAGGGCTGACCTTTTATGTAATGAAAAAACGTATGTAAGGTGTCTGACTATCCAAGTTTTGTAATGATGCaagatcatttgaattttttatgcgtgttgtttttgagaggaagatgGATAAAAAGTTCTTGACTAGTGGTCTTGTGCTTTTCAAGCACACGTGTAACTTCGATGTAACAAACTTTCACGCCTTGATGGATTCTCATGTGTTTTTGCtactaaattataaaaaagactTTGTTTCAAAGATATCAAGAGGATTTTCTAAgaagtttgttttgaatttataacTTTTACCTAAATATGCGCATTTATGGTAGGGATATATTATAATAGTAAacttcatgcgcggatctagaggggggttATGgggtccgcccccccccccccccactcttgtaaaattcaaatttctttaaattacattataaaattaccaaaattatgCCTCGGAACCCCCCCTCTCCCCGGGCAAACTCAATTAACcatcggaccccccccccccccccgccctggatttttttttctggatccgcgcatgaactttttaaatactgtagtgacacctgcAATACATACGAGCTCTACCGATTGGATGGAAAACTGTTAactcattaataaaatcatagttgCATACGATGAAGCGTCGTATACGCAAATTAAATGAGGTATCACTTTATAACGATTCTTACATATATTTACTGTGGTATTTCAAGTAGCTCAACAGTTAcactttttatgaattttattcaaattatttgtgttggattatcattaaaTTGCATATCAATGCAAACTGATAGAAAACAATTTGTGAAATATTGCAAACAGAAAACGAAgcctaaaataaaattgataaaaaaaagcaCAAATTATcgtgtgaaatattttgtataagatttctgcatttttatataaaacatggtgttcatAACTATAACATGTTACATGTAGCTCGACATATTATGCGTTAACGAGGGTCTATTGCTCCATGTtgataatgaattttaatcaaatcacCGGTAGCAAATAACACTCAGGTGATTGCATTGTTTGAAAGGGATAAGGCTAgatgtttttacaattataaacaCTTTTAATGAGATATTGAAAGCAATTTAGTGTCTTCTGAAACTTAAATTGTTCCGTCCGGATAGAAGTACATGTAGcaataataatatatagtttATAGAAAGAAACGTTTGGTCCGGCGGTTTCAACTTTGAGACTTTACCGTTTAAAAACACTCAAAACCTATTCATATCACAAAGTTATTCCAATTATTACTTAACACCTAATACAAAACTCAATGCATATAAaacccattttttttcaaaattctaattGGAAAGAAATCATCATCATGAATGTGATATCTTTTGAAGCACCCATATccgatatataataataatattcattaaatgaaatttattgccaatttaaaaataataatgactgaacaaatgtatatgcatgCAGGATAACTTGAAGATATTAAGTTTTCCCTACTGCATAGTTATGAGTTCTCCCTGGTACGACTTCTCCAGGGTACGATTTCTCTAGCATACGCCAGTAGGTGGCGGTATTTCGGAAATGCGGAAACGAAAGTGAAAGTAGGATTAGAAATCTGGCGACAAAAAAGCGCtgcagctatgcttagcgctttaaaaagatataaattcaATTCAGGTGTTATGGGAaacctccatgttgtgacataCTAAACAATAAATTCAACTGTAAATTTGTGAATAGTTTCTTTTCCAAATTTTTTACCCAACAGCTAAGCGCAATGGATTTGATTTCAATACGAATCTGTAAATCATcgttcgaatcccgcaggggattcttaaaaaaattatctttctcaaaaattttaaaacgtaaaattatgtaaaatttgaaaattctaaaccgatggatgaaagtattttgatatttttagtgctttaatgtactttaatccacattaatatcgacacagATGGTCCATATCATCAGCGtaaaggccaaaaaaaaaacaaataaagaaaagaaacaaataaacaaaataaagcataaaacatgcatatatgaaatgattttacagtttataaatttatagcAACACACTGTTCATTACAGGCCTGAACTAGCAAAGAGGCGACATTTGACACTTCCTAATGAGCAGGTTTATAAACgtgacctacatgtacattaacacATTTTCCCAGTAACATTGTAAATACAAAGCTACCTAGAAAAAATgcacaacaaaattaaaaaacttgAACAAGATGAACCTATGTcaaattacttttattttaataccTTTCGTCTAACAGTTTCGTTACACTATAATCAAAAACTTTATCTGTCCCTAATATGAAAaccaaataattaattttttcacaatGGAATACCCTTTTCAAAGTTACATTTGTACTAAATGCATCAGTCATGAAGCCAGGATATTTATCATCTCTTTGAATAAGATGCTGGCCAGTTATAAGATTTAGAGTAAAATAGAAAAGAATAATTCAAATAATGAAACAGATAATAATTAACAAGATGTAAAGCCCACTGAAAAGACTATCGGACAcagttttaattattaatttctaaAGTCTGATCATTATGATTTTAAGACGTTAATGTTGGACAGTTCTTGAAGGATGTTGCTCCCTTTGAGTCGCTGTAAATCGCTTTTAACAGTGTTTACAACTCTTTATCCTCAACATGGGTCACATTTCGTTTCACCAATGGTGTCCTGACAAAATCCGATTGGACATGGAATGCAATTGCTTTGACCTGATTCTGGTTGGAAGTGCCCTTTTGGACAGTCAAGGCAGGATGTTGCTGCTTCAACATCGCTGTAACTACCAGCTTGACAAATGTCACAAGAAGATTTACCATGGCTGCTTTGGTAAGATCCGATTGGACATGCGATGCAATTGTCCTGACCTGATTCTGGTTGGAAGTGCCCTTTTGGACAGTCAAGGCAGGATGTTGCTGCTTCAACATCGCTGTAACTACCGGCTTGACAAATGTCACAGAAAGATTTACCATGGCTGCTTTGGTAAGATCCGATTGGACATGCGATGCAATTGCCCTGACCTGGATCTGGTTGGTAGTGCCCTTCTAGACAGTCAACGCAGAATGTTGCAGCTTCAACATTGCTGTATTTACCGGCTTGACAAATGTCACAGAAAGATTTACCATGGCTGCTTTGGTAAGATCCGATTGGACATGCCGTGCACTTGCCAAGGCCCGGAACTGGTGTATAATATCCAGCAGGACAGTCAATGCAAGAGCTAGATCCTTTTTTGTTGTAGTATGGCAAATACTTTCCTTCTTGGCATTTTTTGCAAACATTACCATCCAAGTACGTTCCATACCAACATACTGAAATATAGAAACACgaatcaaattcaatttgtagcaattaaacaattaaaaaaagagagaaatctTCTTATTTACCCAAAAATGCTTTATGTCAAGTATGAATGAAATTGGCTCAGTGATTCTGGAGGAGTCGGAAATGTAACTAATTTACAGACAGGCAGAGGCCGAACAAAACTGATCAGAAAGAAAAGCTCACTTAACTTTCActtcaggtgagctaaacaaACTGTCAGGGTATTCTGTGTTAAGGTTGAACATGacctttttataatattttcatttttttttatccctgcATCGTGAATATTTCCACCACGTATATACAGaactatattttcattttatatgataGTCTTCTATTTGGATATTTAATTCCAAATTCTTCAGTTGAAAAGAGGTAGAATGTTGCAACATTTTCTATATATCTATTCAACTGTCGTTCGACGAATGTCTtgtgtattaattttgttaagtaAACCAACAAAAAATAGTAATATCGGGTTACATATAttcaatgttttgaaattttaaaccagattattttaaaatgaaactaaaacaccatatttttatgatatatgtataagacaTGAATCTCCGTCTGTTTCACACTCATAATGAGCATTACATAAAGATCAGTCTATGATGACACCGGAAGTAATTTAAAACCAGAGTAA from Crassostrea angulata isolate pt1a10 chromosome 7, ASM2561291v2, whole genome shotgun sequence includes:
- the LOC128191270 gene encoding multiple epidermal growth factor-like domains protein 9; its protein translation is MEVFVLLSVLSLIAGEYDYGYRVDNQLLKLFNDTGERSCCKECIAYTNCQSVNYNKNNYSCELNYQHISGPGKAIHAEYVYMDRSHCFSLASCSKRFCNLSCNANEKCVLTSMNQPACIITECDPTATILDISPEHVRREVGLSHWLWCTVPPTDSIQLFTCDTDGQWVKNYSSCVCWYGTYLDGNVCKKCQEGKYLPYYNKKGSSSCIDCPAGYYTPVPGLGKCTACPIGSYQSSHGKSFCDICQAGKYSNVEAATFCVDCLEGHYQPDPGQGNCIACPIGSYQSSHGKSFCDICQAGSYSDVEAATSCLDCPKGHFQPESGQDNCIACPIGSYQSSHGKSSCDICQAGSYSDVEAATSCLDCPKGHFQPESGQSNCIPCPIGFCQDTIGETKCDPC